Proteins from a genomic interval of Antedon mediterranea chromosome 5, ecAntMedi1.1, whole genome shotgun sequence:
- the LOC140048791 gene encoding uncharacterized protein codes for MDVAKETAFLLKGIQHLDSTNVLPSKLSLSKNAFPLVKSKQGKILAAATEYQQGRVACIGHEHLVNKTSNVDDFPRFLCNIFNWLSKKKKTPRIGLLVSSGYQGLEEILLDEDFILTYSTPDKLGTVDVIFANCYSNFVEQEFELLNRFVVAGGGLLVAGENWYTRSIHANDILIDCGISITNEQAGGNQDYQPHSWSDQTPVKYNHVLDPIKANDFLWKDIEKLDTENVQPSKIKISGDAFAVITTREKDIIAAATPYGDGRIVVLGHEDFAATQGKNDFPSFMINIFRWMTPSADISRPVRVGMLVPGFDLLYHNLQYYKYEVGLIAVENLRNVDIVFCDCFTKFTEFQLAMIEKFLSAGGGMVVVGHNWFYKVDHANLVLFDCGIEITTTMAGGNQSFTPENNAFKGKDMIQNQINETEARDYIMENVKYLNLSNNEPSKLELVSPAVPILESKQGQPIIATSICGDGKIVAVGHASYVNKNSAEDDFPVLVKNIIKWLCRGVKRDEIYIGLLVSDGYRELEVNLKEAGLHVIDVTVDKLQVTDVLFADTKKRFGEDDLMKIFNFVSSGGGLLVAGDNWYEESNYCNNILFGCGIKITNEYGGSEARVYNVQPTRTPSKAEIENTYVAHTNALLRGVSRLNGEGSIASVLELQENAFPIIKHNGDVIIAASIKGKGRVIVMAHESYINRKVNQDDFPQLITNMLKWASGKSNDYKVGLLISNYYKGLKAFLKAEGINYIDINTDELDSVNVVFADCYTKFSEVALARIHSFVQGGSGLIVAGNNWYTKSTYANNILFGCFIMISQKCGGSVNWIKPQTSDTVDIPVLSEIEERAGILRHVKQIYSRSKVPSILRLAGDAFSLVNMGKGKFVVAGSSYSKGRVIVFGHDEYVRRIDSVGDFPTLVCNAIKWLAKNKEKIQVGFLVEKGYKDLTVNLATNGFGVSVITTDDLEEVDVVFTDCYKRFTKDQLVSLHTFMENGSGMLIAGQNWEYKTGYANDILQGCGIFITDHYGGTGQLYLSNNLRSVGDLLKQSSDIPSFPLDEVTARKVLFRDVRNLVVGSIQPSVLEVSDRACSLAETENGDIIIAASTLGQGKIICISHEALVKETVTYDDFPLFVLNAFRWLTNEKPAPNIGFLVSKDYRNLEKHLSENKFNVSFMTTDEIHTSDAILVECYTEYNESSIINIQSFVRGGGSLLVTGQNFQFKTLFANDVLLGCGIEITTRSAGSNQVLLGTSEPEVSLESKNAIFDKEIVKRKILKFVRKLDATGIEPSELKLSGEAFPLVTSRQNLVVAAAAPLGKGQIVVLGHDEFVKKVGEGPDDFPLMIRNIFDEMILDEEVRKVGMLAYVDYGILKGNLTDAEMEAIEITTDELNSVQAIFADCYTRFDEQQLLDIYSFVTNGGGLLVAGENWFFKQEHANDILLGCGIKITNNFGGGDQVYEPDNTEVADMVCSCKYMMIDAMTSKDAILRNVTLLDGRGCEPSELKLSKCAFPLVRSKQGKVVVAGAPFERGQIVVFGHESFVKKTGEADDFPLLLQNIFHWMVRGKDPATIGLLSSQGYKSLEDNLSEAGFQVVTITTETLHDTDAIFVDSYTRFNEKQLLSIHTYLRKGHGLIVAGHNWFSKNDWVNDVLLGSGIKITADYGGGNQIYALESNFEKEYPIILEDEYVSEVSTKSELFRGIQRLEAHQVEPSAIKTCGEAFPLIMSKEGKTIAAAAPCGLGRIAALGHEEFIERRQSAWNDFPKFVNNICKWLANSRGQKIGFLVPITGYKRFRNNLRSARFVVSAITTDQLSTVNVIYSDIYTKYDAKELRKIRSFVTNGGGLLVAGQNWHFQREFANDILFDSGIIFTKSQGGGNQVYVPRMPFVKPSENMSILRRLFCCMM; via the exons ATGGATGTTGCCAAGGAAACGGCGTTCCTCCTTAAAGGCATACAGCATCTAGATTCCACCAATGTACTGCCATCAAAGTTATCTCTTTCTAAAAATGCATTTCCTCTGGTAAAAAGTAAACAAGGAAAGATTCTAGCTGCAGCTACAGAATACCAGCAAGGTAGAGTTGCCTGCATCGGTCATGAACACCTAGTTAACAAGACAAGCAATGTGGATGACTTCCCTCGATTCCTCTGTAACATCTTCAACTGGCTTTCCAAAAAGAAGAAAACTCCCAGAATTGGACTTTTAGTCTCAAGTGGATATCAAGGATTGGAGGAAATCCTTCTGGATGAAGATTTCATCCTTACATACTCGACTCCTGATAAACTGGGAACTGTGGACGTCATCTTTGCCAACTGCTATTCAAACTTCGTAGAGCAGGAGTTTGAATTGCTGAATCGATTTGTTGTTGCTGGCGGTGGTCTGCTAGTTGCTGGTGAAAACTGGTACACAAGATCCATTCATGCTAATGATATTCTAATAGATTGTGGAATCAGTATCACTAATGAGCAAGCCGGTGGCAATCAAGATTACCAACCTCACTCATGGTCCGATCAAACACCAGTCAAG TACAACCATGTATTGGATCCAATAAAAGCAAACGATTTCCTTTGGAAAGATATTGAAAAGTTAGACACAGAAAACGTACAACcatcaaaaatcaaaatatctGGAGATGCGTTTGCTGTGATCACCACCAGAGAGAAAGACATCATAGCTGCAGCTACTCCATATGGTGATGGCAGAATCGTGGTCTTAGGTCATGAAGACTTTGCTGCCACGCAAGGAAAGAATGACTTCCCTTCGTTTATGATCAACATCTTCAGATGGATGACTCCGAGCGCAGACATCAGCAGACCTGTAAGAGTTGGGATGTTGGTTCCAGGGTTTGACCTACTCTACCACAATCTTCAATATTATAAGTATGAAGTTGGCTTGATTGCGGTTGAAAACTTACGGAATGTTGATATTGTATTCTGCGATTGTTTCACCAAGTTCACAGAGTTTCAACTGGCTATGATTGAAAAGTTCTTGTCTGCTGGTGGAGGAATGGTTGTAGTAGGACACAATTGGTTCTACAAAGTTGACCATGCCAACCTTGTTCTGTTCGACTGTGGTATTGAGATAACCACTACAATGGCAGGTGGTAATCAGAGTTTTACGCCAGAGAACAATGCTTTCAAAGGAAAAGATATG attcaaaatcaaattaatgAAACAGAAGCAAGAGATTATATCATGGAAAATGTCAAATACTTGAACCTTAGCAACAACGAACCATCAAAATTGGAGCTAGTGAGTCCGGCAGTTCCAATCTTAGAGAGCAAACAAGGGCAACCAATAATTGCTACGTCTATATGCGGTGATGGCAAAATTGTAGCAGTTGGACATGCCTCCTATGTCAACAAAAATTCAGCCGAGGATGATTTTCCTGTTCTTGtcaaaaacataatcaaatggCTTTGTCGTGGAGTGAAAAGAGATGAAATCTACATTGGTTTGTTAGTATCAGATGGTTACAGAGAACTGGAAGTAAACCTTAAAGAAGCTGGACTGCATGTTATTGATGTGACTGTGGATAAACTTCAAGTGACTGATGTATTATTCGCAGACACCAAGAAGAGGTTTGGTGAAGATGACCTTATGAAAATCTTCAACTTTGTCAGCAGTGGAGGAGGGCTACTGGTTGCTGGAGATAATTGGTATGAAGAGAGCAACTACTGTAATAACATCCTATTTGGATGTGGTATTAAGATCACTAATGAGTATGGAGGAAGTGAGGCTAGGGTCTACAATGTTCAGCCAACAAGAACACCAAGCAag gCAGAAATCGAAAATACATATGTAGCTCATACGAATGCACTTCTACGAGGTGTAAGCCGACTGAATGGTGAAGGCTCTATTGCATCTGTTCTGGAACTACAAGAGAATGCGTTCCCAATAATAAAACACAATGGTGATGTTATCATCGCTGCATCCATAAAGGGGAAAGGAAGAGTTATAGTAATGGCTCATGAATCTTACATCAACAGGAAGGTTAACCAGGATGACTTTCCTCAACTGATCACCAACATGCTAAAGTGGGCTTCCGGTAAATCCAATGACTACAAAGTTGGTCTTCTGATTTCAAATTACTATAAAGGTTTGAAGGCATTTCTGAAAGCAGAAGGCATTAACTACATTGACATCAACACAGATGAACTGGATAGTGTCAATGTTGTCTTTGCCGACTGCTATACCAAATTTTCAGAAGTAGCACTTGCAAGAATACACTCGTTTGTGCAGGGAGGATCAGGACTGATAGTTGCTGGGAACAACTGGTATACCAAGAGCACTTACGCAAATAATATACTATTTGGCTGTTTCATAATGATATCCCAGAAGTGTGGAGGGTCAGTGAACTGGATAAAACCACAGACATCAGACACTGTTGAT ATACCTGTTCTAAGTGAAATAGAAGAGCGAGCTGGAATACTTAGACATGTAAAGCAAATTTACTCTCGCTCTAAAGTTCCATCTATCTTGAGACTTGCTGGAGACGCATTCTCATTGGTCAATATGGGAAAAGGCAAATTTGTAGTTGCTGGTTCATCCTATTCTAAAGGAAGGGTAATAGTGTTTGGCCATGATGAATATGTTAGAAGAATAGATAGTGTGGGTGACTTTCCTACATTGGTGTGCAATGCTATTAAATGGCTAGCTAAGAACAAAGAGAAAATTCAAGTTGGTTTCTTAGTTGAAAAGGGTTATAAAGACCTAACTGTCAATCTGGCAACAAACGGTTTTGGAGTGTCTGTTATCACAACAGATGATTTGGAGGAAGTTGATGTTGTGTTTACAGATTGTTATAAGAGATTTACAAAAGACCAATTAGTAAGTCTTCATACATTCATGGAGAATGGTTCTGGTATGCTTATTGCTGGTCAAAATTGGGAATACAAGACAGGTTATGCCAACGACATCCTTCAAGGTTGTGGGATATTTATCACTGACCATTATGGTGGTACCGGTCAACTTTATCTCTCCAACAATCTCAGAAGTGTTGGAGATCTCCTAAAGCAGTCATCTGATATTCCAAGTTTTCCACTTGATGAGGTAACGGCTAGGAAAGTGCTGTTTAGAGATGTTAGGAATTTAGTTGTAGGTAGCATTCAACCCTCTGTCTTAGAAGTATCTGATAGAGCATGCTCTCTTGCAGAGACAGAAAATGGTGACATCATCATTGCCGCTTCTACTCTTGGCCAAGGGAAGATAATATGTATTAGCCATGAAGCTCTTGTGAAGGAAACCGTCACTTACGATGATTTTCCACTGTTTGTTTTAAACGCATTTCGGTGGTTAACAAATGAAAAGCCAGCACCTAATATCGGGTTTCTCGTCTCAAAAGATTACAGAAATCTCGAAAAGCACTTGAGCGAGAACAAATTCAATGTTAGCTTCATGACAACTGACGAAATACACACATCCGACGCTATTCTGGTTGAGTGTTACACAGAATACAATGAAAGCAGTATAATCAACATTCAGAGCTTTGTAAGAGGTGGTGGAAGTCTCTTAGTAACTGGTCAGAACTTTCAGTTCAAGACATTATTTGCAAATGATGTGTTACTAGGATGTGGAATTGAAATAACTACCCGATCTGCTGGTAGTAATCAAGTGCTTTTAGGTACCAGTGAACCAGAAGTATCCCTAGAGAGTAAAAATGCCATCTTTGATAAAGAAATAGTGAAAAGAAAAATCCTGAAATTTGTGAGAAAACTTGATGCGACAGGTATAGAACCATCAGAGTTGAAGCTTTCAGGTGAAGCATTTCCTCTTGTGACCAGTCGACAGAATCTTGTAGTTGCTGCTGCCGCCCCACTTGGTAAAGGACAGATAGTAGTCCTTGGTCATGACGAATTTGTTAAAAAGGTTGGAGAAGGACCAGATGATTTTCCTCTTATGATCAGAAACATATTTGATGAAATGATTTTAGATGAAGAGGTTAGAAAAGTTGGTATGCTTGCTTATGTTGACTATGGTATTCTTAAAGGCAATCTTACAGATGCTGAAATGGAAGCAATAGAAATAACAACAGATGAATTAAATTCTGTGCAAGCCATCTTTGCCGACTGCTACACAAGGTTCGATGAACAACAGTTGCTAGATATCTATAGCTTTGTTACGAATGGTGGTGGACTACTAGTTGCTGGAGAGAACTGGTTCTTTAAACAAGAACATGCTAATGATATCTTGCTTGGTTGCggaattaaaattacaaacaacTTCGGAGGTGGTGATCAAGTGTATGAACCAGATAATACTGAAGTAGCAGACATGGTATGTAGTTGCAAATACATGATGATTGATGCTATGACTTCTAAAGATGCAATTTTAAGGAACGTCACATTGCTTGATGGAAGAGGGTGCGAGCCATCGGAGTTAAAGCTTTCGAAATGTGCATTTCCTTTGGTAAGAAGCAAGCAAGGCAAAGTGGTTGTTGCAGGTGCACCGTTTGAACGAGGTCAGATTGTGGTGTTTGGTCATGAGTCATTTGTAAAGAAAACTGGAGAAGCTGATGATTTTCCACTCCTCTTGCAAAACATCTTCCACTGGATGGTGCGTGGGAAGGATCCTGCTACTATTGGATTACTCTCTTCACAAGGCTACAAAAGTCTTGAGGATAATCTAAGTGAAGCAGGCTTTCAAGTTGTTACAATCACAACAGAAACTTTACATGATACAGATGCTATCTTTGTTGACAGTTACACACGATTCAATGAAAAACAACTTCTATCAATTCATACATACTTAAGAAAAGGTCATGGATTGATAGTAGCTGGTCATAACTGGTTTTCCAAGAATGATTGGGTCAACGATGTACTCCTAGGAAGTGGTATCAAAATCACAGCTGACTATGGTGGTGGCAATCAAATCTACGCTTTGGAGTCAAACTTCGAAAAGGAATACCCAATCATTCTGGAAGATGAATATGTCAGTGAAGTCTCCACTAAATCAGAGCTTTTCAGAGGAATCCAACGTTTAGAAGCTCATCAGGTTGAGCCATCTGCAATTAAAACATGCGGAGAAGCATTTCCACTAATCATGAGCAAAGAAGGAAAAACCATTGCTGCTGCTGCACCATGTGGTCTTGGAAGGATTGCTGCTCTCGGTCACGAAGAATTCATAGAACGAAGACAGAGTGCATGGAATGACTTTCCAAAGTTTGTCAATAACATTTGCAAATGGTTAGCAAATTCACGTGGGCAGAAAATAGGTTTTCTGGTTCCTATCACTGGATACAAGAGATTTAGGAATAACCTTCGTAGTGCAAGATTTGTTGTTTCAGCTATAACAACAGACCAACTGTCAACAGTAAACGTTATCTACTCTGACATCTATACCAAATACGATGCCAAAGAGCTGCGGAAGATCAGAAGTTTTGTGACAAACGGTGGCGGTTTACTGGTGGCAGGACAGAATTGGCATTTCCAAAGAGAATTTGCCAATGATATTTTATTTGACAGTGGAATCATTTTTACGAAGTCACAAGGTGGAGGAAATCAGGTTTATGTTCCCAGAATGCCTTTTGTCAAACCATCTGAAAATATGAGCATACTTAGAAGATTATTCTGTTGCATGATGTAG
- the LOC140048793 gene encoding TRPM8 channel-associated factor homolog, whose amino-acid sequence MATSKVKSQEFLIKGVIPLKPLDCAVSRLGIVGDAFPVILTPDEKIAVAGAMFGKGRIVQMAHEAYVSVTDEASGWPRLVRNIYKWLAPGICRPKVGILRLGSNKYEGHLEGIKKYGFISSYVEKVDEFNSVDVLLGDTYTKYNDEVLNVIRTLVKDKGKGVFLIGHNWASSNNYANGLLFDCGITVTTEYVAYDAKKLLKPVKIATSSK is encoded by the exons ATGGCAACCTCAAAA GTTAAATCGCAAGAATTTCTTATTAAAGGTGTCATACCCCTAAAACCATTAGACTGTGCTGTATCTAGGCTGGGTATTGTTGGAGATGCTTTTCCTGTTATATTGACGCCAGATGAAAAAATCGCAGTGGCAGGAGCAATGTTTGGAAAGGGTCGAATTGTGCAAATGGCTCACGAAGCATATGTGTCGGTGACAGATGAAGCTAGTGGTTGGCCACGACTGGTCCGCAATATCTACAAATGGTTAGCACCGGGAATATGTCGGCCTAAAGTTGGAATACTCCGACTGGGTTCAAACAAATACGAAGGTCACCTTGAAGGAATTAAAAAATATGGGTTTATCAGTTCGTACGTCGAAAAGGTAGATGAGTTCAACTCCGTTGATGTACTCCTTGGCGATACATACACAAAGTACAATGATGAGGTGCTCAACGTAATTCGTACTCTGGTGAAGGATAAAGGAAAAGGAGTCTTCTTGATTGGTCACAATTGGGCTTCTTCAAATAACTACGCAAATGGTCTTTTGTTCGATTGCGGAATCACAGTAACAACTGAATATGTTGCTTATGATGCAAAAAAACTACTCAAGCCAGTGAAGATTGCAACTAGTTCAAAATGA